A part of Aspergillus flavus chromosome 1, complete sequence genomic DNA contains:
- a CDS encoding putative coatomer subunit alpha, with the protein MQSSPNMLTKFESKSSRAKGIAFHPKRPWILVSLHSSTIQLWDYRMGTLIDRFEEHDGPVRGIDFHPTQPLFVSGGDDYKIKVWNYQTRRCLFTLNGHLDYVRTVFFHPELPWILSASDDQTIRIWNWQNRSLICTMTGHNHYVMCAQFHPTEDLIASASLDQSVRIWDISGLRKKHSAPTTMSFEDQMARANPSQADMFGNTDAVVKFVLEGHDRGVNWVSFHPTLPLIVSAGDDRLIKLWRMSDTKAWEVDTCRGHFQNASACLFHPHQDLILSVGEDKTIRAWDLNKRTSVQSFKRDLDRFWVIAAHPEINLFAAGHDTGVMVFKLERERPASAVYQNQLFYITKEKHVKSYDFAKNVESPPMLSLRKLGAPWVPPRTVSYNPAERAILVTSPTDGGVYELIHLPRDATGAVEPTDVKRGQASSAVFVARNRFAVFNQANQQVDIKDLSNSTTKTIKPPPGTTDIYFGGTGCLLFVTPTTVALFDIQQKKQLAELAVSGVKYVVWSNDGLYAALLSKHNVTIVTKSLEQVSSLHETIRIKSAAWDDAGVLLYSTLNHVKYSLLNGDNGIIRTLDQTVYLVKVKGRNVYCLDRSAKPRILEIDPTEYRFKLALVKRNYDEMLQIIKTSSLVGQSIISYLQKKGYPEIALQFVQDPQTRFELALECGNLDVAVEMARELDRPNLWSRLGTEALAHGNHQVVEMAYQKQRNFDKLSFLYLATGDQEKLGRMAKIAEHRGDFTSRFQNAIYRGDVEDRIQMFKEVDLYPLAYLTAKTHGLTEEAESILEACGLTEDQITLPTGDGIPQVPQPIVPTFKSNWPVKAAAHSSFEKALLGEVGADDEAAAIGFEAEEEEEEAETAGEHLEDEDEDVAGWDMGDEINVEEDVDFVNVDSAEAGAGSTEADLWARNSPLAADHVAAGSFDTAMQLLNRQVGAVNFAPLKPRFLEVYKASKTYLPATPGLPPLVNYVRRTVEETDSRKVLPVIAKDLETIANVDLQEGYAAMRANKLEDGVRIFKGILHSLLVNTVSSEAEVEQAKKIIETAREYILAMSIELERRSVGTDTPENLKRSLELSAYFTIPKLEVAHRQLALMAAMKLAFANKNYSSALSFANRMLANGGSPKLLDQAKKIKTQCERSPQDKIDIEFDQFAEFDICAASHSPIYSGSPSVSDPFTGAKYHEQYKGTVCRISDVTEIGAPASGLRLYVPGQH; encoded by the exons ATGCAGTCCTCCCCAAACATGCTCACTAAG TTCGAGTCGAAGTCCTCCAGAGCGAAGGGAATCGCTTTCCATCCCAAGCG GCCATGGATCTTAGTATCGCTTCACTCGTCGACTATCCAACTATGGGATTATCGCATGGGAACCCTCATTGACCGTTTCGAAGAACACGATGGCCCCGTTCGAGGCATTGACTTCCATCCTACACAACCCCTCTTCGTGTCCGGAGGCGATGACTACAAGATCAAAGTTTGGAACTATCAAACGCGGAGATGCCTTTTCACACTCAATGGCCATCTCGACTATGTGCGCACAGTGTTCTTCCATCCCGAGCTCCCTTGGATCCTTTCCGCGTCGGACGATCAGACAATCCGGATATGGAACTGGCAGAACCGGTCACTGA TCTGTACGATGACGGGTCACAATCACTATGTGATGTGCGCGCAATTTCACCCAACCGAGGACTTGATTGCCTCCGCCTCCCTAGACCAGTCTGTCCGTATCTGGGACATCTCGGGCCTGCGGAAGAAGCACTCCGCGCCGACGACCATGTCGTTCGAAGACCAGATGGCTCGGGCCAACCCCAGTCAGGCAGACATGTTCGGAAACACCGATGCAGTTGTGAAGTTTGTCTTGGAGGGCCACGACCGAGGAGTCAACTGGGTGTCCTTCCACCCCACTCTGCCCCTTATCGTCTCCGCGGGTGACGACCGCCTGATAAAGTTATGGAGGATGAGTG ATACCAAAGCCTGGGAAGTCGATACATGTCGCGGTCATTTCCAGAATGCCTCAGCCTGTCTGTTCCACCCTCACCAAGATCTGATCCTCTCCGTCGGCGAAGATAAAACAATCAGAGCATGGGACTTGAATAAGAGAACCTCGGTCCAATCGTTCAAGCGGGATCTGGATCGCTTCTGGGTTATTGCTGCTCATCCCGAAATCAATCTCTTTGCCGCGGGTCACGACACTGGTGTCATGGTTTTCAAGTTGGAGCGCGAGAGGCCAGCTTCTGCGGTTTACCAGAATCAGTTGTTCTACATTACCAAGGAGAAGCATGTCAAGTCGTATGACTTCGCCAAGAATGTCGAATCCCCGCCGATGCTCTCGTTGCGTAAGCTTGGTGCTCCCTGGGTGCCTCCACGAACGGTCTCGTACAACCCCGCTGAGCGTGCTATCCTGGTTACTTCGCCAACAGATGGTGGCGTGTACGAGCTGATTCACCTCCCAAGGGATGCTACTGGTGCCGTGGAACCAACCGACGTAAAACGTGGCCAAGCTTCCTCTGCTGTCTTCGTCGCGCGCAATCGATTCGCTGTTTTCAACCAAGCAAACCAGCAGGTGGACATCAAGGACTTGAGCAACTCCACTACGAAGACTATCAAACCTCCTCCAGGCACCACCGATATCTACTTTGGCGGTACCGGCTGTCTACTCTTTGTCACTCCCACCACCGTCGCTCTTTTCGATATCCAACAAAAGAAGCAGTTGGCTGAGTTGGCTGTCAGCGGCGTCAAATACGTTGTCTGGTCCAACGATGGCCTTTATGCAGCTTTGCTCAGCAAACACAATGTGACGATTGTCACCAAATCCCTTGAGCAAGTAAGTAGCTTGCACGAGACGATTCGTATCAAGAGCGCCGCCTGGGATGACGCTGGCGTCCTTCTCTACTCCACCTTGAACCACGTTAAGTACTCTCTTCTTAATGG TGACAATGGCATTATCCGCACCCTCGACCAGACTGTTTATCTCGTCAAGGTCAAGGGCCGGAACGTCTACTGCTTGGACCGCAGTGCCAAGCCCAGAATTCTGGAAATCGATCCTACAGAGTACCGGTTCAAGCTGGCGCTGGTTAAGAGAAACTATGATGAGATGCTCCAGATCATCAAGACATCTAGTCTTGTCGGTCAAAGCATCATCTCATACCTGCAGAAGAAGGGCTACCCAGAGATTGCGCTGCAGTTCGTGCAGGACCCCCAGACCCGTTTCGAGCTCGCCCTGGAGTGCGGTAACCTTGACGTTGCCGTCGAGATGGCTAGAGAGTTGGACCGCCCCAATCTGTGGAGCCGACTTGGCACGGAAGCTCTGGCCCATGGCAACCACCAGGTAGTGGAGATGGCCTACCAAAAGCAGCGGAACTTCGACAAGCTGTCGTTCCTCTACTTGGCCACTGGTGACCAGGAGAAGCTTGGACGAATGGCCAAGATTGCTGAACATCGTGGTGATTTCACTTCCCGGTTCCAGAACGCCATCTACCGTGGCGATGTTGAGGATAGGATCCAGATGTTCAAGGAGGTCGATCTTT ATCCTCTGGCGTATTTGACGGCAAAGACCCATGGGTTGACCGAAGAGGCGGAGTCCATCCTCGAGGCTTGCGGCCTCACGGAAGACCAGATCACTCTGCCCACGGGCGACGGGATCCCCCAGGTTCCCCAGCCTATCGTGCCAACTTTCAAGTCGAACTGGCCCGTCAAGGCTGCTGCCCATTCGTCGTTCGAGAAGGCGTTGCTCGGAGAGGTTGGCgcggatgatgaagctgcGGCTATTGGCTTTGAagctgaagaggaagaggaagaggctgaGACCGCCGGCGAGCAccttgaagatgaggacgaggacgtTGCTGGATGGGACATGGGAGACGAGATTAATGTCGAGGAAGATGTTGACTTCGTTAATGTGGACAGCGCTGAGGCGGGTGCTGGCAGCACTGAGGCCGACCTTTGGGCTCGCAACTCCCCTCTTGCCGCTGACCACGTCGCCGCTGGCTCCTTTGACACCGCTATGCAGCTCCTCAACCGCCAGGTTGGCGCCGTAAACTTCGCGCCTCTCAAGCCACGTTTCTTGGAAGTATATAAGGCCTCTAAGACTTATCTCCCAGCAACTCCCGGCCTGCCACCCCTGGTCAACTACGTTCGCCGGACTGTTGAGGAGACTGACTCGCGCAAGGTCCTCCCCGTTATCGCGAAGGATCTGGAGACCATTGCCAACGTAGACCTGCAGGAAGGCTACGCTGCGATGAGGGCTAACAAGCTCGAGGACGGCGTGAGAATCTTCAAGGGCATCTTGCACTCTCTCCTCGTGAACACTGTGTCGTCTGAGGCCGAGGTTGaacaggcgaagaagatcatcgagaCCGCTCGGGAATACATCCTTGCGATGTCGATCGAATTGGAGCGCCGTTCTGTTGGAACCGACACCCCAGAAAACCTCAAGAGAAGCCTCGAGCTTTCTGCTTACTTCACGATCCCCAAGCTGGAGGTTGCGCATCGCCAGCTGGCACTGATGGCAGCAATGAAGCTTGCCTTTGCCAACAAGAATTACTCCTCAGCCCTCAGCTTTGCCAACCGGATGTTGGCGAACGGTGGCTCCCCTAAGCTCCTTGATCAG gcaaagaagatcaagactCAGTGCGAGCGCAGCCCGCAGGATAAGATTGACATCGAGTTCGACCAGTTTGCCGAGTTCGATATCTGCGCTGCTTCCCATTCACCGATCTATAGCGGCTCCCCAAGCGTGTCGGATCCTTTCACCGGCGCTAAGTATCATGAACAGTATAAGGGCACCGTGTGTCGGATATCCGACGTGACCGAGATCGGTGCGCCGGCTAGTGGATTAAGGTTGTACGTTCCGGGCCAACATTAA
- a CDS encoding putative FAD dependent sulfhydryl oxidase Erv1, whose translation MSTSESQPSLPKNLFPHQTPAAASSSTEETKDANGMTKLPNGVILDKDGKPCRLCTSAASWRNLTKQAKAQGATSTPTTTKPTPESTTSTSTPQPRDDCPPDVEALGRSTWTFLHSLTASYPVQATQEQQGEMRTFLKIFSRLYPCWVCADDFRNWMAEPSGRNEPRLKGRADFGTWMCEAHNEVNRKLGKKEFDCRFWEERWRTGWKDGRCD comes from the exons ATGTCAACCTCGGAATCACAACCCAGTCTACCGAAGAACCTATTCCCCCACCAAACACCCGCAGCCGCGAGCTCATCAACAGAGGAGACCAAAGATGCGAATGGAATGACGAAACTGCCCAACGGGGTCATTCTCGACAAAGATGGAAAACC ATGTCGCCTCTGCACCTCCGCCGCATCCTGGCGCAACCTAACCAAACAAGCCAAAGCCCAAGGCGcaacctcaaccccaacaaccacaaaACCAACCCCCGAGTCAACTACCAGTACATCCACACCCCAACCACGAGACGACTGTCCCCCAGACGTAGAAGCGCTCGGTCGTTCAACATGGACATTCCTCCATTCCCTAACGGCATCGTACCCCGTGCAAGCGACGCAGGAACAACAGGGCGAGATGCGGACGTTCCTGAAGATATTCTCGCGCTTGTATCCGTGCTGGGTGTGTGCGGATGATTTCCGAAACTGGATGGCCGAGCCCAGTGGACGTAATGAGCCGCGGTTAAAGGGGAGAGCGGATTTCGGGACGTGGATGTGTGAGGCGCATAATGAGGTGAATCGGAAACTGGGGAAGAAGGAGTTTGATTGTCGGTTTTGGGAGGAGAGGTGGAGGACTGGATGGAAAGATGGGAGGTGTGATTaa
- a CDS encoding putative transcriptional regulator → MYTDIKDGYPPRVIFLNFAFSSPFFALLVVLQEPNSELASRRELPAFDSKVANSSPKNLIRASVKNKMASRRRVVSDSESESDEPVGPSVPSDDVLEKALRDTVAKIYKSGNMEELTVKRVRMAAEKVLGVEEGFFKGSSIWKSKSDQIIKDEVEVQDKRAQEPKSDEELEEPAPPAKKASSAKRTKPDKAETSRKRRKTNTPEHEDQSEVSAPLDDESEEEVKKPAKKQPKSTAGKSSKPKPSKEQMSDDSGDVEPKKDDVAPSEAEESKNDRGEDSESEMSVVLDEEPKPTRKRQKSAGSEASTQKGKKKTITAKAKDADLDPDQKKIKELQDLLVKCGIRKLWWRLLAPYETSKEKIGHLEGMLREAGMTGPFKGKEAERKALKIRERRELQADVASCQEEVKLYGKDGADEESDSGRPGRRLNRGRKHLAFLEDDGEETD, encoded by the exons ATGTACACAGATATTAAAGATGGGTATCCTCCCCGGGTTATATTCTTGAattttgccttttcttctccgttCTTTGCCCTTCTGGTTGTCCTCCAGGAACCAAA TTCGGAATTGGCGTCGCGTCGCGAATTGCCCGCGTTCGATTCGAAAGTCGCGAATTCATCCCCGAAGAACTTAATAAGAGCAAGCGTGAAGAACAAGATGGCATCTCGACGTCGTGTAGTATCCGATTCGGAGTCCGAGTCTGATGAACCCGTCGGGCCTTCGGTCCCTTCCGATGATGTGCTCGAAAAGGCTCTACGCGACACCGTCGCGAAGATTTACAAATCGGGGAATATGGAGGAATTAACGGTTAAGCGGGTGCGCATGGCTGCCGAGAAAGTCCTCGGGGTCGAGGAGGGCTTTTTTAAGGGGAGCAGCATTTGGAAGTCAAAGAGTGATCAGATAATCAAGGATGAAGTG GAGGTACAAGATAAGCGGGCGCAAGAACCGAAGTCGGATGAAGAGCTAGAGGAGCCTGCTCCTCCCGCAAAGAAGGCTTCTTCCGCTAAAAGGACCAAACCCGACAAAGCTGAGACATCGCGAAAGCGAAGGAAAACGAATACACCAGAACACGAAGACCAGAGTGAAGTCAGCGCACCACTAGATGATGAGAGTGAGGAGGAAGTGAAAAAGCCCGCTAAAAAACAACCAAAATCGACTGCCGGAAAGAGTTCGAAACCGAAGCCTTCGAAAGAACAGATGTCAGATGACTCGGGGGACGTAGAGCCAAAAAAAGATGATGTCGCACCATCAGAGGCTGAGGAATCTAAGAATGACCGCGGAGAGGACTCGGAGAGCGAAATGTCAGTGGTTCTTGACGAAGAGCCTAAGCCTACCCGAAAGCGACAGAAGAGTGCCGGTTCCGAAGCTTCAACacagaaagggaagaagaagacgatcaCAGCTAAAGCGAAGGACGCGGACCTTGACCCAGaccaaaagaagataaaggaGTTGCAAGATTTGCTGGTCAAATGCGGCATCAGGAAACTTTGGTGGCGACTGCTGGCTCCATATGAGACATCCAAGGAAAAGATCGGACACCTTGAGGGAATGCTCAGGGAGGCAGGGATGACGGGACCATTCAAGGGAAAGGAAGCTGAAAGGAAAGCCTTGAAGATCAGAGAAAGGCGCGAGCTTCAAGCTGATGTCGCCTCGTGCCAAGAGGAGGTAAAGCTGTACGGTAAAGACGGTGCCGACGAAGAGAGCGATAGCGGACGACCAGGACGACGTTTAAACCGAGGCCGCAAGCACCTCGCCTTCTTAGAAGATGACGGGGAGGAGACGGACTGA
- a CDS encoding putative AP-1 adaptor complex subunit beta (AP-1 complex subunit beta-1) produces MNYAKSHPDLCILAVNTFVQDSEDPNPLIRALAIRTMGCIRVDKMVDYMEEPLRKTLRDESPYVRKTAAICVAKLFDLNPGMCMENGFLEMLQEMIGDPNPMVVANSVTALSEIHHAAPETNALQVTTNTLRKLLMALNECTEWGRVTILTTLAEYRTTEVTESEHICERVAPQFQHANPSVVLAAVKVVFLHMRNIKDELSKNYLKKMAPPLVTLVSSAPEVQYVALRNIDLLLQKQPDILNKELRVFFCKYNDPPYVKFQKLEIMVRIANDRNVDQLLAELKEYALEVDMDFVRRAVKAIGQVAIKIENASEKCVNTLLDLINTKVNYVVQEAIVVIKDIFRKYPGYEGIIPTLCKCIDELDEPNARAALIWIVGEYAEKINNAGDILAGFVEGFNEEFSQTQLQILTAVVKLFVKRPEKAQGLVQKVLQAATAENDNPDVRDRAYVYWRLLSNTSDPGATKNIMLSEKPPIVTTIHSLPPALLEKLLTELSTLASVYHKPPEQFVGQGRFGADAVQRAAIEEQIQNARENPLAAAAAAAAVSGKAPPPQSQNNVENLLDIDFDGGAPASAQKEPSAGMSGLEGLAGTPVRVESPAAGAPAGNNNLDDLLGVFGDGGGAAAPVPAPNGGSASADLMNGFAGLDLSSNTTSPPPGGRQPKKTNEDILSLF; encoded by the exons AT GAATTACGCCAAATCTCACCCGGATCTCTGTATTCTTGCCGTGAATACCTTCGTTCAAGACTCCGAAGACCCTAATCCCCTGATCAGGGCACTTGCAATCCGAACGATGGGATGTATTCGAGTGGACAAGATGGTCGACTACATGGAGGAGCCCCTCCGGAAGACTCTCAGGGATGAGTCGCCCTATGTCCGCAAGACAGCTGCCATTTGTGTTGCCAAGCTTTTCGATCTCAACCCCGGAATGTGTATGGAGAATGGTTTCCTGGAAATGCTTCAAGAGATGATTGGAGACCCCAACCCCATGGTGGTTGCGAACTCGGTGACAGCGCTCTCGGAGATCCACCACGCCGCGCCGGAAACCAATGCGCTCCAGGTCACAACCAATACATTACGCAAGCTATTGATGGCGTTGAACGAGTGCACAGAGTGGGGTCGAGTTACGATTCTCACAACGCTGGCAGAGTACCGGACTACTGAGGTCACCGAATCAGAGCATATCTGTGAGCGCGTGGCCCCTCAATTCCAGCATGCGAATCCCAGTGTCGTGTTGGCCGCCGTCAAGGTCGTCTTTTTGCACATGAGGAATATCAAGGATGAACTCTCCAAGAACTatctgaagaagatggcccCTCCCTTAG TAACTCTTGTCTCGTCAGCACCCGAAGTACAATATGTGGCTCTGAGAAATATCGACCTATTACTGCAAAAACAGCCTGATATTCTAAACAAGGAGCTCCGTGTGTTCTTCTGCAAGTACAACGACCCGCCCTATGTCAAGTTCCAGAAGCTTGAGATCATGGTTCGCATTGCCAACGATCGCAATGTCGACCAACTTCTAGCAGAACTTAAGGAATACGCCCTGGAAGTGGACATGGACTTCGTGCGGCGCGCTGTCAAGGCCATCGGTCAGGTCGCCATCAAGATTGAGAACGCCAGTGAGAAGTGTGTTAACACATTGTTGGACTTGATCAACACGAAGGTCAACTACGTAGTGCAGGAGGCGATCGTGGTGATCAAGGACATTTTCCGGAAGTATCCTGGCTACGAAGGCATCATTCCCACCCTTTGCAAATGCATCGATGAGCTCGATGAGCCTAACGCCAGAGCCGCGCTCATCTGGATCGTGGGAGAATatgcggagaagatcaacaatgCCGGAGATATCCTAGCCGGATTCGTGGAAGGCTTTAATGAAGAGTTCTCACAAACGCAGCTGCAAATCCTCACAGCTGTTGTTAAACTCTTCGTAAAACGGCCTGAAAAAGCCCAGGGACTAGTGCAGAAGGTTCTGCAGGCCGCTACAGCCGAGAACGACAACCCTGACGTTCGTGACCGTGCCTATGTGTACTGGCGCTTGCTCTCCAACACAAGCGACCCTGGTGCCACTAAGAACATCATGCTCTCTGAAAAGCCGCCGATCGTGACTACCATCCATTCTCTCCCCCCAGCACTTCTCGAAAAACTCCTCACCGAACTTTCTACCCTCGCCTCTGTATACCACAAGCCACCCGAGCAATTCGTGGGCCAAGGCAGATTTGGTGCCGACGCCGTTCAAAGGGCCGCCATCGA GGAACAAATCCAAAATGCACGTGAGAACCCAttggctgcggctgcggcggcggcggcagtTAGTGGGAAGGCTCCGCCGCCCCAGAGTCAGAATAACGTCGAGAATCTTCTGGATATCGATTTCGACGGAGGTGCACCAGCCTCCGCTCAGAAGGAACCAAGCGCCGGCATGTCCGGCCTTGAAGGCCTTGCCGGCACACCTGTCCGGGTAGAGTCTCCCGCTGCCGGTGCTCCGGCGGGCAACAATAATCTGGATGATCTACTGGGCGTGTTTGGCGACGGCGGAGGTGCTGCTGCCCCGGTCCCAGCCCCCAATGGTGGTAGTGCTAGCGCAGACCTCATGAATGGTTTCGCTGGGCTGGATTTATCATCGAACACCACATCTCCACCACCGGGAGGAAGGCagcccaagaagaccaaCGAGGACATTTTGTCACTGTTTTAA
- a CDS encoding putative alcohol dehydrogenase: MAQTDYKFEGWMGLSPESADGKMVWQEFEPKEWEETDVDIKVTHCGVCGSDLHTLRSGWGPTKYPCCVGHEIVGIAVRVGSKAVGDIKVGDRVGVGAQSDSCLGRLGDCPECAMGWEQYCSHKIVGTYNGIHLNGGKSYGGYSLYNRTPSNFVIKIPNAIPSAEAAPMLCGGVTVYSPLKHNGCGPGKRVGIIGVGGLGHFGVLFAKAMGADKVVAISRKASKSADSLKMGADIYIATDDEPDWATKYARSLDLIVCTVSSSKMPMTEYLGLLATNGSLVQVGLPEDGTLFANVRNLIRRVKVESSFIGSPREIREMFELVAEKGVKPWIEEIPMKDANTAIVDMHAGKARYRYVLVNEQQ, from the exons ATGGCGCAAACAGACTACAAGTTTGAAGGATGGATGGGCCTGTCACCCGAGTCGGCAGATGGAAAGATGGTCTGGCAGGAATTTGAGCCAAAGGAATGGGAGGAGACCgatgtcgatatcaaggTCACTCATTGTGGTGTTTGCGGATCGGATCTGCATACTCTCCGTAGCGGCTGG GGCCCTACCAAATATCCCTGCTGCGTTGGCCACGAGATCGTCGGTATTGCCGTCCGTGTAGGCTCGAAAGCCGTGGGCGATATCAAAGTCGGAGATCGTGTCGGCGTCGGCGCCCAGAGTGACTCGTGTCTGGGCCGTCTAGGTGATTGCCCCGAATGCGCTATGGGCTGGGAGCAATACTGCTCTCACAAGATCGTCGGCACGTACAACGGCATCCATCTCAACGGCGGGAAATCCTACGGTGGATACTCGTTGTACAACCGTACCCCGTCCAACTTTGTCATCAAGATCCCAAATGCCATTCCCTCGGCCGAGGCAGCTCCCATGCTGTGCGGCGGTGTCACCGTCTACAGCCCCTTGAAGCACAATGGCTGCGGCCCCGGCAAACGCGTTGGAATCATCGGCGTCGGCGGACTGGGTCACTTCGGTGTTCTGTTCGCGAAGGCCATGGGCGCAGACAAAGTCGTCGCTATCTCGCGCAAGGCTAGCAAGAGTGCCGATTCACTGAAAATGGGCGCGGATATCTACATCGCCACGGACGATGAACCGGACTGGGCGACTAAATATGCCCGTTCCTTGGACCTTATTGTCTGCACGGtttcttcctccaag ATGCCCATGACGGAGTACCTGGGTCTTCTGGCTACCAACGGCAGTCTGGTTCAGGTCGGTCTTCCTGAGGATGGGACTCTTTTCGCGAATGTGCGTAACCTTATTCGCCGGGTGAAGGTTGAGAGTTCCTTTATTGGATCTCCCCGTGAGATTCGGGAGATGTTCGAGCTTGTTGCGGAGAAGGGTGTTAAGCCTTGGATTGAGGAGATCCCTATGAAGGATGCTAATACCGCTATCGTGGATATGCATGCGGGTAAGGCGCGGTATCGTTATGTGCTGGTTAATGAGCAGCAGTGA